In Deltaproteobacteria bacterium, the sequence CGCTATTGACCTTTTTAAGATTTTTTGAGCAAAAAATGGCATACTGCTGAATTATGTCGTTGCTCGTACAGAATTCGTTCGTCTCTTTCCCTCCTATGATGCTTATTCCCTATAATGGTGTGTAACTCCAAGCGAGGAGAATACTTGCTATTTGGGACGGTTCGCCCTAAAGCCTCAGCCATGGCCCTCAGGTGATGAGGCGCCGTTCCACAGCAACCACCGATGTAATTGATGCCCATCTGCTTCGCCTTCAGAGCGTACTTGGCCATCTCAAACCTGGTAAGGACGAAGGGGTCTAGCTCGAGGGGAAAGGCAATGTGGCCGTGGAATTGCTGAATTTGAAAATATGGTCTCTCCTCGGAACAGCGATAGGCAACCGGCTGCGCGGCTACAAAACAAGATACTGTCTGACGTACCCTCGCTGCTAAAGGCAACATTCGTTTTGGGTCGCGAAAACAGTTGGTCCCAACGATGTCTGCGCCAAACTCTTCCAGTTCTCTAAAAGCCTCTTCCAAGAGAACTCCATCGAGGGTCCGATCTTGGTACTTGAATCCCAAGGTAATCATGGCCGGTTTACCAGTGGCCTTAATCGCCTCAAGGGCAATTTTGGCTTCTCCCAAATACTCTATAGTTTCAGCAATGAAGAAGTCTACGCCGTGCGGGAGCTGATACATAATCTGCTGGTCGAACTGGCGCCTGGTTTCCTTATGACTCGATGGATTCGCTGGGTCGTAGACCCAGGTGTTGGCCAAGTTACCGGCAACTACACACCCATATTGTTTAGCCACCTCGTTTGCGATACGCACGGCCACAGAGTTAATCTCCGCAAGGACTCCTTTTTTGCCGATATGTTTCAGCTTCTCTTCATGAGCATAATAAGTCAACGCTTGTAATACCTGAGCACCAGCTCGGGCAAAGTCGGTTTGTAACTGCTTGAGGGCTTCCGGGTGCTCAATGGCAACTTCAGGGGTAAAGGGCCCTGCGCTCACATAGCCCCTGCGCTCCATTTCAAATATGGTCCCACCATCTCCAAGGACAATATCTTCTTTCAGTAAATTCAAAATCATCGAACTTTCCTTTCTTAGTTCGCTTCGCTCACAATTGGCCTCCGGCCCGTAGGGCCGACGCCACGGAGGGAATAACGGGATGTTGGAATCCTGGGTTTTTTCCACCTCGTTGAAAAATATTGCGATTTATGACATAGACAAACGATGGATCGAAAAAATATCAATAGAGGGTTTAAAAAGCTCAGACTGTTCAGGAGTTCTTGTTTGTTTGCATGATATCTTATCCTGATATAAAACCTTACATAATTAAAATAGGCCCTTTACAGGTGAGGTGGTATGCTTTTATGTACATCGTGGGCTTTTTTAGCTCATATCTTTTAGTAAAATACCAGATTAAGAAAAAGAAAATACCGATAGAAAAGCCAATAATTGGTGATATCTACTTTTATCTCATTCTCGGAGTGATATTGGGTGCGAGATTAGGTTATGTCATCTTTTATGACTTTTTTGAATACGTAAAAAACCCACTTGAGATCATAGCTGTATGGCATGGGGGGATGTCCTTTCATGGCGGTCTGATTGGAGCCTTGATTGCAGGAAAATATATAGCGAAAAACAGAAATATTGACTTCTGGTTATTAGGAGACCTGATAGTAGTTACAGCCCCAATAGGTCTGGGACTCGGCAGAATTGGCAATTTTATCAATGGTGAACTTTATGGAAGAGTTACTAATGTTCCTTGGGCAATGGTTTTCCCCGATCGGGGAGGGTTGCCGAGACATCCATCACAGCTATATGAGACCTTCTTTGAAGGAGTAGTCCTTTTTACTATATTATGGCTTTTAAAAGACAGGATAAAGACAAAAGGTAACCTGACGGCATTATTTGTAATACTCTATGGGGTCGCAAGGTTCATGATCGAGTTTTTCAGAGAGCCTGATGCTCAACTCGGTTTTATTGCTGCTTTTCTTACCATAGGGCAGATATTGAGCCTCTTGATGATAATTGCGGGCCTATTCATATTATTCAGGAAAGATGTTCGAACCAGTAGAAGGGTCAGCCTTTGAGATTGAGAACTCGACATTATAGAAGCAATAGAGCTTGCCTGGTTTCGAGATGAGACCATTGAAAGAATACGCAGGTTGAACACTGAAATAAGGCAGCCTTAGAGGCGCGCTGGGTCTTCAACGCACCTAAAGCAGCTCTCTCAGAGTCCGGACGACGCGTGCGTTATCTTCCGGCAACGCCGTTGTCACCCGCATGAAACCGGGTCCCAGTGTGGGGTCCTTTAACGGTTTGATAAAAATGCCCCGTTCCCCCAGCCTTTCGGCCAGCTCGGTGGCGCCGTGGGGGGCGAAATCCGCGAGGAAAAAGTACGTCTCGGTTGGAAAGGTGCGAACGCCAAGCGCCTGCAACTCGCCGGCAAGCTGCTCGGTCCAGCCGCG encodes:
- a CDS encoding homocysteine S-methyltransferase family protein encodes the protein MILNLLKEDIVLGDGGTIFEMERRGYVSAGPFTPEVAIEHPEALKQLQTDFARAGAQVLQALTYYAHEEKLKHIGKKGVLAEINSVAVRIANEVAKQYGCVVAGNLANTWVYDPANPSSHKETRRQFDQQIMYQLPHGVDFFIAETIEYLGEAKIALEAIKATGKPAMITLGFKYQDRTLDGVLLEEAFRELEEFGADIVGTNCFRDPKRMLPLAARVRQTVSCFVAAQPVAYRCSEERPYFQIQQFHGHIAFPLELDPFVLTRFEMAKYALKAKQMGINYIGGCCGTAPHHLRAMAEALGRTVPNSKYSPRLELHTIIGNKHHRRERDERILYEQRHNSAVCHFLLKKS
- a CDS encoding prolipoprotein diacylglyceryl transferase encodes the protein MISYPDIKPYIIKIGPLQVRWYAFMYIVGFFSSYLLVKYQIKKKKIPIEKPIIGDIYFYLILGVILGARLGYVIFYDFFEYVKNPLEIIAVWHGGMSFHGGLIGALIAGKYIAKNRNIDFWLLGDLIVVTAPIGLGLGRIGNFINGELYGRVTNVPWAMVFPDRGGLPRHPSQLYETFFEGVVLFTILWLLKDRIKTKGNLTALFVILYGVARFMIEFFREPDAQLGFIAAFLTIGQILSLLMIIAGLFILFRKDVRTSRRVSL